The following are encoded in a window of Caldicellulosiruptor danielii genomic DNA:
- a CDS encoding NifB/NifX family molybdenum-iron cluster-binding protein, which yields MKIAVMLIGDKISPHFGGSEKVCIYTVENGAIVEKEYFDMPEHRAGLFAKFIKQKGADVVIAGSMGERARYIFDSLGIKYFIGVLGSPDEAVEKLLKGELKSDEALANEIHEKEEGMHHNSHGHSRGHHHNHG from the coding sequence ATGAAAATAGCAGTTATGCTAATAGGTGACAAAATAAGCCCTCACTTTGGTGGTAGCGAAAAGGTTTGCATATATACAGTTGAAAATGGTGCTATTGTAGAAAAAGAATATTTTGACATGCCAGAGCATAGGGCTGGCCTTTTTGCAAAGTTTATAAAACAAAAAGGTGCAGACGTTGTAATTGCAGGGTCAATGGGCGAGAGGGCAAGATATATATTCGATAGTCTTGGCATTAAGTATTTCATCGGTGTTTTAGGCTCTCCAGATGAAGCAGTTGAAAAGCTATTAAAAGGTGAGCTAAAATCCGATGAAGCACTTGCAAATGAAATTCATGAAAAAGAAGAAGGAATGCATCATAATTCGCATGGGCATTCTCGCGGACACCATCATAACCATGGTTAA
- a CDS encoding DUF134 domain-containing protein, producing the protein MPRPIRCRRVEFLPRFKYFSPLEGSNDEVLLKVEELEAIRLKDLEGLMQEECAQKMQVSRQTFQLILEEARKKIADALINGKAIRIEGGNYVFGNCKYTCLNCGKIFESEKCECPECHSARVVCHKGKGRGHCFRHHGSD; encoded by the coding sequence TTGCCACGACCAATAAGATGCAGAAGGGTTGAGTTTTTACCAAGATTCAAATATTTTTCGCCGCTTGAGGGTTCAAACGATGAGGTTCTGCTAAAAGTAGAAGAGCTTGAGGCAATAAGACTTAAGGACTTAGAAGGGCTTATGCAGGAAGAATGTGCACAAAAGATGCAAGTTTCCCGCCAGACATTTCAGCTTATATTAGAAGAAGCAAGAAAAAAGATTGCAGATGCCCTGATCAACGGCAAAGCTATAAGAATTGAAGGTGGGAACTATGTTTTTGGAAATTGCAAGTATACCTGCTTAAATTGCGGAAAAATTTTTGAATCAGAAAAGTGCGAATGTCCTGAATGCCACTCTGCTCGTGTTGTATGTCACAAAGGAAAAGGAAGAGGTCACTGCTTTAGACACCACGGCAGTGACTGA
- a CDS encoding DUF5320 family protein, which produces MPWGFGPAWAGKGFARGFGRGFGGGFGFGRGLGICKWLYLSTSSEVPFAKEALEYEKQILEQRLKLIDKLLSKEQKQE; this is translated from the coding sequence ATGCCTTGGGGTTTTGGACCTGCATGGGCAGGAAAAGGATTTGCAAGAGGCTTTGGCAGAGGTTTTGGTGGTGGTTTTGGTTTTGGCAGAGGCCTTGGAATTTGCAAATGGCTGTATTTGAGCACTTCAAGTGAGGTTCCTTTTGCTAAAGAGGCTTTGGAGTATGAAAAGCAGATTTTAGAGCAAAGGTTAAAGTTAATTGACAAACTTCTTTCAAAGGAGCAAAAACAAGAGTAA
- a CDS encoding S-layer homology domain-containing protein, with amino-acid sequence MKKKLITAFVMLCFVIVNTGVFATFAAYKDIPSNASYKQAVEKLNKLGILVYKDYFKPSANVTRGEFVAAIVKISNAEDEANLLKGYSQYPDIKPNTALCGFVNWAVKKKYMTPMADGKFNPNGPLTFAQATTAIVRMLGYSDSDLSGIWPQNYIDKASELGLIKGINLSASQKVPRWALALMLSRLLDTEVKTGGSQAQSGQSALSGVSASNQNSSGIKFSEYVGLYKSYVVLDTGKTSSKLLSNEVLTDGGVLVNTTKTQLEVGKKYMLQVDSNKITKLFGVETDSFRIISTKVDGKTVYYKESGKTKSITLPSSATYYYNGSKQSYDAIENVLKPNQKISFIYSEDRSKVDYIVIKDIYAPEVYGNYDEVLILATPKTSSALDANQVQTDKGIYFVAPSIKPESLEIGTKYGVYIKDDTITVALQKVWVSDKFTITSIDDYTLDAAQNDKTQKIQLTSKPLYYYQGTKQNYENLPNILKEGQILYVSKDPDTGKVMAYVIQDPYGSQYGNYIEAIVLQDALLNSSLENNQVLTDKGIFYLPSEDTKLEIGAKYGLYVKDDKITLVVKKLNNTLQYEVTDVVSDTNVKLKGAKGQENIILPQKPTYYYNGAKTNYTELKDVLKVGQKIYFGYAKDGRTCEYVVIQDPYSSEYGTYTEVIVMADSISSSKLAAGEVLTDKGIYVVSRSAGKLSVGAKYGVYIKNDTITKVVKKLNNSDQAEITAVVSDTNVRLKRGSTENTMFLPQKPTYYYNGNKLSYDQLKSILKTGQKIYFGYNQSGNSYEYAIIQDPYYDEYGTYMEVIVMGTSKVTKGLAEDEVLTDKGILTLPSNQNTSLELGARYGLYVDSNNNITFIYKKFNSTDGMTVVYALGSKVTVDKGGTQVEMNLPQNITYYYNGTKIDYSTALQKMQRATSLVFGMSTQKQGSYDYCVIFDPVYSKPYLANEQTYFTLKAGDLDLSGSNLVIKDGDSVSYSSIQKNDVVYAVTDIWGGNKFILVVDDKVEGYIKSYQPTRFTPKSIVVSVYDQASGKLVDKTYEVSEDFDPSVLLADTFKVGQRVYLILGYDGKVVSMVNP; translated from the coding sequence CACGCGGTGAGTTTGTAGCTGCGATTGTCAAGATTTCAAACGCAGAGGATGAGGCAAACCTGTTAAAAGGTTATTCGCAGTATCCCGACATAAAACCAAACACAGCTCTCTGTGGATTTGTCAACTGGGCTGTGAAGAAAAAATACATGACACCAATGGCAGACGGCAAATTTAATCCAAACGGCCCGCTAACCTTTGCCCAGGCGACAACTGCGATTGTTAGAATGCTTGGGTACTCTGACTCAGACCTTTCTGGCATCTGGCCACAAAACTATATCGACAAGGCATCTGAACTTGGACTTATAAAAGGAATAAACCTTTCTGCTTCTCAAAAGGTTCCGCGCTGGGCTCTTGCCTTGATGCTATCAAGGCTTCTTGACACGGAGGTCAAAACTGGTGGGAGTCAAGCTCAATCTGGCCAGTCAGCTTTAAGTGGAGTATCAGCATCAAACCAAAATAGCAGTGGTATAAAATTTTCTGAATATGTTGGGCTTTACAAATCGTATGTTGTGCTTGATACTGGCAAAACATCATCAAAGCTTCTTTCAAATGAGGTTTTGACAGATGGCGGTGTGCTTGTGAACACAACAAAAACCCAGCTTGAAGTTGGGAAAAAGTATATGCTTCAGGTTGATAGCAACAAAATCACAAAGTTGTTTGGCGTTGAGACCGACTCTTTCCGGATTATCAGTACAAAGGTTGATGGAAAGACTGTATATTACAAAGAAAGTGGAAAGACAAAATCAATAACTTTGCCATCTTCAGCAACATACTATTACAATGGCTCAAAACAAAGCTACGATGCAATAGAAAATGTTCTAAAACCGAACCAGAAAATAAGCTTTATATATTCTGAAGATAGAAGCAAAGTAGACTATATTGTAATTAAAGACATATATGCACCAGAAGTTTATGGAAACTACGATGAGGTACTGATTTTGGCGACTCCTAAAACATCATCGGCACTGGATGCAAACCAGGTTCAGACAGACAAGGGAATATATTTTGTTGCACCTTCTATAAAACCTGAGAGCCTTGAAATTGGTACAAAGTATGGAGTGTATATAAAAGATGACACAATCACAGTAGCTTTACAAAAAGTGTGGGTATCCGACAAGTTTACAATCACGAGTATAGATGATTACACACTTGATGCTGCTCAAAACGACAAAACACAAAAGATTCAGCTGACAAGCAAGCCTTTGTATTACTATCAAGGGACAAAACAAAACTATGAGAATCTACCAAACATTTTAAAAGAAGGTCAGATACTCTATGTATCAAAAGACCCTGATACAGGCAAGGTTATGGCATATGTTATTCAAGACCCATACGGCAGTCAGTATGGAAACTACATTGAGGCAATAGTTTTGCAAGATGCACTTTTAAATTCAAGCCTTGAGAACAACCAGGTACTTACCGACAAAGGTATCTTTTACCTTCCATCTGAAGATACAAAGCTTGAAATAGGTGCAAAGTACGGACTTTATGTTAAAGACGATAAAATAACTCTTGTTGTAAAGAAATTGAATAACACTTTGCAGTATGAGGTAACAGATGTTGTCAGCGATACTAACGTCAAGCTAAAAGGTGCTAAAGGTCAGGAGAACATTATTCTACCTCAAAAGCCAACTTACTATTACAATGGAGCAAAGACAAACTACACCGAGCTTAAAGATGTGCTAAAAGTTGGGCAAAAAATCTACTTTGGCTATGCAAAGGATGGCAGGACATGCGAATATGTTGTAATCCAAGACCCATATTCTTCTGAGTATGGCACATATACAGAAGTCATAGTAATGGCTGATAGCATTTCGTCGAGCAAGCTTGCAGCAGGTGAGGTTCTGACTGATAAGGGCATATATGTTGTGAGCAGAAGTGCAGGAAAGCTTTCTGTTGGAGCAAAGTATGGTGTGTATATCAAAAATGATACAATTACTAAGGTTGTGAAAAAGCTCAATAATAGCGATCAAGCAGAGATCACGGCAGTTGTTAGTGATACAAATGTAAGGCTCAAAAGAGGCAGCACTGAAAACACGATGTTTCTTCCTCAAAAACCCACGTATTATTACAATGGCAATAAGCTTAGCTATGACCAGCTAAAGAGTATTCTCAAGACAGGTCAGAAGATCTACTTTGGTTACAACCAGTCAGGGAATTCTTATGAGTACGCAATCATCCAGGACCCATACTATGATGAATACGGAACATACATGGAAGTTATTGTGATGGGCACAAGCAAGGTAACAAAAGGTCTTGCAGAGGATGAAGTTTTGACAGACAAGGGCATTTTGACCCTGCCATCAAACCAGAACACAAGCTTAGAGCTTGGCGCAAGATACGGACTTTATGTTGACTCAAATAACAATATAACGTTTATATACAAAAAGTTCAACTCAACGGATGGCATGACAGTTGTATATGCTCTTGGAAGCAAGGTAACAGTTGATAAGGGCGGAACACAGGTTGAGATGAACCTGCCGCAGAACATAACCTACTATTATAACGGCACAAAGATTGACTACTCAACAGCTCTCCAGAAGATGCAAAGGGCAACATCGCTTGTGTTTGGAATGTCAACACAAAAGCAGGGCAGCTATGACTACTGTGTGATATTTGACCCGGTATACAGCAAACCCTACCTTGCAAACGAGCAGACGTATTTTACTTTGAAAGCAGGTGATTTGGATTTGAGTGGCAGTAATCTGGTTATAAAAGATGGAGATAGTGTAAGTTACAGTTCTATTCAGAAAAATGATGTTGTCTATGCTGTGACAGACATCTGGGGTGGCAACAAGTTCATACTTGTTGTAGATGATAAGGTTGAAGGTTATATCAAAAGCTACCAGCCAACAAGGTTCACACCAAAGTCTATTGTTGTGAGCGTATATGACCAGGCATCAGGAAAGCTTGTAGACAAGACGTATGAAGTGAGCGAAGATTTTGACCCATCTGTGCTTTTGGCAGATACGTTTAAAGTTGGTCAGAGAGTGTATCTCATCTTGGGGTATGACGGCAAGGTTGTGAGTATGGTAAATCCGTAA
- a CDS encoding Mrp/NBP35 family ATP-binding protein — MRQNTMHPIPKNEFTDVKKMYGIVSGKGGVGKSLVTSLLAVGLRRNGFEVGILDADITGSSIPKIFGVSGAKINSDSKAIYPVRTHNDIRIMSMNLLLNKEDAPVIWRGPLIAKTIEQFWTEVGWGVLDYLLIDMPPGTGDVVLTVFQSIPIDGIIIVTSPQDLVSLIVKKAYNMAKQMDIPIVGIVENMSYAICPHCGKEIDIFGKSKLESIAQQLDLKILGKVPIDPELTKLCDEGEIEKARNLYLDSCIEVLKKEIAED, encoded by the coding sequence TTGAGACAAAATACAATGCATCCAATCCCCAAAAATGAATTTACAGATGTAAAAAAGATGTATGGCATTGTCAGTGGCAAGGGTGGAGTAGGAAAAAGCTTGGTTACTTCTTTGCTTGCCGTGGGTTTGAGAAGAAATGGATTTGAAGTTGGAATTCTTGATGCGGACATTACCGGGTCATCTATTCCAAAAATATTTGGCGTAAGTGGTGCTAAGATTAATTCAGACTCAAAGGCAATCTATCCTGTGAGAACACATAATGATATAAGAATAATGTCAATGAATCTGCTTTTGAATAAAGAGGATGCTCCTGTTATTTGGAGAGGACCACTCATTGCAAAGACAATAGAGCAGTTTTGGACAGAGGTTGGCTGGGGTGTACTGGACTATCTTCTTATTGACATGCCACCTGGTACGGGTGATGTTGTTCTTACAGTTTTTCAGTCAATTCCAATCGATGGAATAATAATTGTAACATCCCCTCAAGACCTTGTATCTTTAATAGTCAAAAAAGCCTATAACATGGCAAAACAGATGGATATACCAATTGTAGGAATTGTAGAGAATATGAGCTATGCGATATGCCCTCATTGCGGAAAAGAGATTGATATCTTTGGCAAAAGCAAATTGGAAAGCATAGCCCAGCAGTTAGATTTGAAGATTTTAGGCAAGGTCCCAATAGACCCAGAGCTTACCAAACTTTGTGATGAAGGTGAAATTGAAAAGGCAAGGAATTTGTATTTGGATTCTTGTATAGAAGTTTTGAAAAAGGAGATTGCAGAAGATTAA
- a CDS encoding tRNA (adenine-N1)-methyltransferase, with protein sequence MEQSFDTKRVIIGPEGFKKVVDISVPKRVNLPTGYIETDKLAKISPGGSFFANDVEYYVFPCDTFDYVMHFLKRHTQIVYPKDGAYILMRLDIHPGKRVGEAGTGSGAFTLCLSMAVGPEGKVYTYEQREEFYKMAEKNIKNFSKFDNVVMHNKSIVEGIEEKELDAFFLDIREPEVAISVVREALKPAGHLGILVPTTNQVSETLTALQAHRFYVSEVVEIMMRQYKPVPERLRPDDRMIGHTAYMIFARKIL encoded by the coding sequence ATGGAGCAATCGTTTGATACAAAGAGAGTAATCATTGGTCCAGAAGGATTCAAAAAGGTTGTTGACATATCAGTGCCAAAAAGAGTTAATCTTCCAACAGGGTATATTGAAACAGACAAGCTTGCAAAAATTTCTCCAGGCGGAAGCTTTTTTGCAAATGATGTTGAGTATTACGTCTTCCCGTGTGACACGTTCGACTATGTCATGCACTTTTTGAAAAGACACACACAGATAGTCTATCCAAAAGACGGAGCATATATTTTAATGAGACTTGACATACACCCTGGAAAAAGAGTTGGTGAGGCTGGCACAGGTTCTGGTGCGTTTACACTTTGCCTTTCGATGGCGGTTGGCCCGGAAGGAAAAGTGTATACATATGAGCAAAGAGAAGAGTTTTACAAAATGGCTGAGAAGAATATAAAAAATTTTTCAAAGTTTGACAATGTGGTTATGCACAACAAATCAATTGTTGAAGGAATTGAAGAAAAGGAATTGGATGCATTCTTTTTAGATATTAGAGAACCTGAAGTGGCAATTAGCGTTGTGAGAGAGGCTCTAAAGCCTGCAGGACACTTAGGAATTTTGGTTCCAACAACAAATCAAGTGTCAGAGACGCTCACTGCCTTGCAAGCGCACAGATTTTATGTCTCCGAAGTTGTTGAAATAATGATGCGTCAATACAAACCTGTGCCAGAACGTCTGCGACCCGATGATAGAATGATAGGGCACACCGCATATATGATTTTTGCAAGGAAGATTTTGTGA
- a CDS encoding CBS domain-containing protein, whose product MLSNIINHDFIKLLPTDTVGFALEQMQKRKKSVAVVVDENDFLKGIIVKVDIYMFLSQPGHFETYPVELAMTKAVITADKNDDIKDVAKLLRQHDISAVPVLDNGKVVGLVGLEDIVDYFIKM is encoded by the coding sequence ATGCTTTCAAACATCATCAACCATGATTTTATAAAACTTTTGCCGACTGATACAGTCGGGTTTGCACTTGAGCAAATGCAAAAAAGAAAAAAGAGCGTGGCAGTTGTTGTGGATGAGAATGATTTTCTCAAAGGAATCATTGTAAAGGTAGATATTTACATGTTTTTGAGTCAACCAGGCCATTTTGAAACATACCCTGTTGAGCTTGCCATGACAAAGGCAGTTATAACAGCTGATAAAAATGATGATATTAAAGACGTTGCAAAACTCTTGCGTCAGCATGATATCTCTGCTGTTCCTGTTCTTGACAATGGAAAGGTAGTTGGTCTTGTTGGACTTGAGGATATTGTTGATTATTTTATAAAGATGTAG